In one window of Vibrio sp. DW001 DNA:
- a CDS encoding NnrS family protein, with protein MLNITDKSKEDKITPLLRLGFRPFFLFGSLYTVLSILVWVYSFQYGQPSALNVPALWWHVHEMLFGFAMAIVAGFVLTAVQTWTGINGTKGFRLGVIVSLWALPRLLFWTQTPLWLISIVEALFLAAVTYEVGFRVIKSKGWRNLFFVPLFVLALIANFASYATIKGLPPFPSLAVWQAMLWWFMLLLSVMGGRVIPFFTARKFNFEKAQPQLWLDVGANLPLVMLFVLSFFPLANQQLSQAFLLVGALFQFIRFARWKPWLTLSEPLVWSLHGAYLCIPLGLLASGLSEGFFKHSMIHLFAIGALSGVILAMISRVTMGHTGHAIYEGPRMWPAFLALFIAALIRSFAVALFPEHLMLLVNSAAVLWTIAFVMFLYNFAIMLMTPRVDGHPG; from the coding sequence TTGTTAAACATCACTGACAAAAGCAAAGAAGACAAAATTACCCCTCTTTTAAGGCTTGGTTTCCGTCCATTCTTTCTTTTTGGTTCGTTATACACGGTTTTATCGATTCTCGTTTGGGTGTATTCATTTCAATATGGTCAACCGAGTGCACTTAACGTTCCGGCTCTTTGGTGGCATGTCCACGAAATGTTGTTTGGCTTTGCAATGGCAATCGTTGCCGGTTTTGTATTAACGGCGGTGCAAACATGGACCGGAATTAATGGTACTAAGGGTTTTCGACTCGGGGTTATTGTGTCGTTGTGGGCATTACCTAGATTACTTTTTTGGACACAAACACCTTTGTGGCTCATCTCTATAGTCGAGGCACTATTTTTGGCCGCCGTTACGTATGAAGTGGGTTTCCGAGTGATTAAGTCAAAAGGGTGGAGAAATCTATTTTTTGTTCCTCTTTTTGTTCTTGCGTTAATCGCGAATTTTGCCAGTTACGCAACAATCAAGGGATTGCCACCATTCCCTTCCCTTGCTGTGTGGCAGGCGATGCTTTGGTGGTTTATGTTACTTTTGTCCGTAATGGGTGGACGAGTAATACCATTTTTTACCGCTCGAAAATTTAATTTCGAAAAAGCTCAACCACAATTATGGCTTGATGTTGGTGCTAACTTGCCATTAGTGATGTTGTTTGTGCTCAGTTTTTTCCCTTTAGCGAATCAACAGCTGTCACAGGCCTTTTTACTCGTTGGCGCGCTATTTCAATTTATTCGTTTTGCACGTTGGAAGCCGTGGCTCACATTAAGCGAACCACTTGTATGGTCACTGCATGGTGCCTATCTTTGTATACCATTGGGTTTGCTTGCAAGCGGTCTTAGTGAAGGCTTTTTCAAACACTCTATGATTCATTTATTCGCTATTGGTGCATTGAGTGGGGTGATTTTAGCGATGATTTCTCGAGTAACGATGGGACATACAGGTCATGCTATCTATGAAGGGCCAAGAATGTGGCCTGCCTTCCTGGCCCTGTTTATCGCCGCTTTGATAAGAAGTTTTGCTGTCGCGCTATTTCCTGAACATCTGATGTTGTTAGTGAATAGTGCTGCCGTGTTATGGACGATTGCGTTTGTTATGTTTCTATATAATTTTGCTATTATGCTTATGACGCCTAGAGTGGATGGACATCCAGGTTAA